In Cystobacter ferrugineus, the following are encoded in one genomic region:
- a CDS encoding DUF1348 family protein → MSELRPPLPPFTYETAVEKVRKAEDAWNSRDPQRVALAYTQDSRWRNRSEFVQGRPAIIGLLTRKWEKELDYRLIKELWAFHQNRISVRFQYEWHDSTGNWFRSHGNEQWEFDENGLMRRREASINDVPISASERKFLWPLGPRPWEHPGLNELGL, encoded by the coding sequence ATGTCTGAACTTCGACCTCCCCTGCCTCCTTTCACCTACGAAACCGCCGTCGAGAAGGTCCGCAAGGCCGAGGACGCGTGGAACTCACGCGATCCGCAACGGGTGGCGCTGGCCTACACGCAGGACAGCCGTTGGCGCAATCGCTCCGAGTTCGTCCAGGGTCGTCCCGCGATCATCGGACTGCTGACCCGCAAGTGGGAGAAGGAACTGGACTACCGTCTCATCAAGGAGCTCTGGGCGTTTCACCAGAATCGCATCTCGGTGCGCTTCCAATACGAATGGCACGATTCCACGGGCAACTGGTTTCGCTCCCATGGAAACGAGCAATGGGAGTTCGACGAGAACGGCCTCATGCGCCGGCGCGAGGCGAGCATCAACGACGTGCCCATCTCCGCCTCGGAGCGCAAGTTCCTCTGGCCTCTGGGGCCTCGTCCGTGGGAGCACCCGGGGCTGAACGAACTCGGCCTTTGA
- a CDS encoding SMP-30/gluconolactonase/LRE family protein: protein MGGLAVVVLGAWLLSMPPAYIRPAEAYLLPETSAALLAVKATSDDVGTAVLTGPTAPGHDDVVLQEERGQAFLTARDGWIWRLELGSGKAKRFVRTPLVASGAKFLPRDPDRMLFCASHLYGFKPEHEASVGVYELRLSTREIRALALRVPLPPPLKPEGEGGTGRAGGVLNGEGAVYPLATTPALRFADMTEANSRPMAFCNDLDISEDGQRIYVSEPYDYPGAAMGNEAAFREAISLARNGRLWMFDLESKSARLVAQDFHFVDGVLLDSGSESARGGTGREESIVITETPKFRLLRLFVGGPKAGTAEVLQEGLPGMPDGLSRDERGRIYVALYRGRPGSAAWIHANPWIKPLLLRLPPALFPISHETGYLVLDPSGRQPLYLTLHDGHRVSSISKVNPGRDGIFLTSFDHDNQGVHVVGYPAALALQQGNQPGGAASGR from the coding sequence GTGGGAGGGCTCGCCGTCGTGGTCCTCGGAGCCTGGCTGCTCAGCATGCCTCCGGCGTATATCCGCCCGGCCGAGGCCTATCTCCTGCCGGAGACCAGCGCGGCACTCCTGGCGGTCAAGGCGACGAGCGATGACGTGGGCACGGCGGTCCTGACGGGTCCAACGGCGCCTGGACATGACGACGTGGTGCTGCAGGAGGAACGCGGCCAGGCATTCCTCACCGCTCGAGACGGCTGGATCTGGCGGCTGGAGCTCGGCAGTGGCAAGGCCAAACGCTTCGTGCGGACCCCCCTGGTGGCGTCCGGCGCGAAATTCCTGCCCCGGGATCCGGATCGGATGCTGTTCTGCGCCTCGCATCTGTATGGGTTCAAACCGGAGCACGAAGCCTCCGTGGGCGTCTACGAGCTGCGCCTGTCCACACGGGAGATACGAGCCCTCGCCCTGAGGGTTCCCCTGCCTCCGCCACTGAAGCCGGAGGGAGAAGGAGGCACGGGCAGGGCTGGAGGCGTGCTGAATGGCGAGGGCGCGGTGTACCCCCTCGCGACCACGCCCGCGCTGCGCTTCGCCGACATGACCGAGGCCAACAGCCGGCCGATGGCGTTCTGCAACGACCTGGACATCAGCGAGGACGGTCAACGCATCTATGTGTCGGAGCCCTATGACTATCCTGGCGCGGCCATGGGGAATGAGGCCGCCTTCCGCGAGGCGATCAGCCTGGCGCGCAACGGGCGGCTGTGGATGTTCGATCTGGAAAGCAAGAGCGCGCGGTTGGTGGCCCAGGACTTCCATTTCGTCGACGGGGTGCTGCTGGACTCCGGTTCCGAATCCGCCCGGGGCGGCACCGGAAGAGAGGAGTCCATCGTCATCACCGAGACGCCCAAGTTCCGGCTGCTGCGCTTGTTCGTGGGGGGCCCCAAGGCGGGCACCGCCGAGGTCCTGCAAGAGGGCCTGCCAGGAATGCCAGACGGACTGAGCCGGGATGAGCGAGGACGCATCTACGTGGCGCTCTACCGTGGCCGGCCCGGGAGCGCGGCATGGATTCACGCGAACCCGTGGATCAAGCCACTGCTCCTGAGGTTGCCACCCGCCCTGTTCCCCATCTCGCATGAGACGGGCTACCTGGTGCTGGATCCCAGTGGCAGACAGCCGCTCTACCTGACCCTTCACGATGGGCATCGCGTCAGCTCCATCTCCAAGGTCAACCCCGGCCGCGATGGCATCTTCCTGACGAGCTTCGACCACGACAACCAGGGCGTGCACGTCGTCGGCTACCCCGCCGCGCTGGCGCTCCAACAGGGGAACCAGCCTGGCGGAGCGGCTTCCGGAAGATAG